The following proteins are encoded in a genomic region of Saccharopolyspora antimicrobica:
- a CDS encoding amino acid permease: protein MVDETAIEHDDAGLRRSLKNRHLQMIALGGIIGASLFIGSGAVISTVGPAAVLSYALGGLLVVLVMRMLGEMATAAPTLGSFMEYARTSLGDWAGFTIGWLYWYYWVGVVAFEAVVGAELLNPLVPVVPQWVLSLVLMFALTATNLVSVRSFGETEFWLASIKVITIVIFLLCGTVFVLGLWPGAEFSVGNIARDGFVANGWFAVLHGVVIVIFSYFGTEIVTIVSAESDEPERSVAKATKAVVWRVLLFYVGSVALLVMITPWQQIPVDSSPYAAAFSRFGLPGAEVVVNVVVFTAVISVLNSGLYTASRMLFALQRRRFAPAWVRDVNRRGVPWKAILLSTLVGYVAVAASYVSPDTIFYFIINSAGAVALFIYAIIAASQLRMRRRLEEQAPERLKLRMWFFPYLTWATLVVIAAVIVTMGAIGEVRSQLTLSLISLAGILLVYVLFVRPRRRSA from the coding sequence ATGGTCGACGAAACCGCGATCGAGCACGACGACGCCGGGCTGCGGCGGAGCCTGAAGAACCGGCACCTCCAGATGATCGCGCTCGGCGGCATCATCGGCGCCAGCCTGTTCATCGGCAGCGGCGCGGTGATCTCCACCGTCGGGCCCGCGGCGGTGCTGTCCTACGCGCTCGGCGGGCTGCTCGTCGTGCTCGTGATGCGGATGCTCGGCGAGATGGCCACCGCCGCGCCGACGCTCGGGTCCTTCATGGAGTACGCCCGCACCTCGCTCGGCGACTGGGCGGGATTCACCATCGGCTGGCTCTACTGGTACTACTGGGTCGGCGTGGTGGCCTTCGAGGCCGTTGTCGGCGCGGAACTGCTCAACCCGCTGGTGCCGGTGGTGCCGCAGTGGGTGCTGTCGCTGGTGCTGATGTTCGCGCTCACCGCGACCAACCTGGTCTCCGTGCGCTCCTTCGGCGAGACCGAGTTCTGGCTGGCCTCCATCAAGGTCATCACCATCGTGATCTTCCTGCTGTGCGGCACGGTGTTCGTGCTCGGGCTGTGGCCGGGCGCGGAGTTCTCGGTGGGCAACATCGCGCGCGACGGATTCGTCGCCAACGGCTGGTTCGCGGTGCTGCACGGCGTGGTGATCGTGATCTTCTCCTACTTCGGCACCGAGATCGTCACCATCGTCTCGGCCGAATCCGACGAGCCCGAGCGCTCGGTGGCCAAGGCGACCAAGGCCGTGGTGTGGCGGGTGCTGCTGTTCTACGTCGGCTCGGTGGCGCTGCTGGTGATGATCACCCCGTGGCAGCAGATCCCGGTCGACAGCAGCCCGTACGCCGCGGCGTTCTCCCGCTTCGGCCTGCCCGGCGCGGAGGTCGTGGTGAACGTGGTGGTGTTCACCGCGGTGATCTCGGTGCTCAACTCGGGCCTCTACACCGCCTCGCGGATGCTCTTCGCCCTGCAGCGGCGGCGTTTCGCGCCGGCCTGGGTGCGCGACGTCAACCGGCGCGGAGTGCCGTGGAAGGCGATCCTGCTGTCCACTCTGGTCGGCTACGTCGCGGTCGCGGCCAGCTACGTCTCACCGGACACCATCTTCTACTTCATCATCAACTCCGCCGGCGCGGTCGCGCTGTTCATCTACGCGATCATCGCTGCCTCGCAGCTGCGGATGCGGCGGCGGCTGGAGGAGCAGGCGCCGGAGCGGCTGAAGCTGCGGATGTGGTTCTTCCCCTATTTGACGTGGGCCACGCTGGTGGTGATCGCGGCTGTGATCGTCACCATGGGAGCCATCGGGGAAGTCCGCTCGCAGCTCACCCTCAGCCTGATCAGCCTGGCGGGCATCCTGCTGGTCTACGTGCTGTTCGTGCGGCCGCGGCGGCGCTCGGCGTGA
- a CDS encoding CAP domain-containing protein → MKTPTLRRSVITSTALLIGIGSAAWAPAAMASGSIEDQVVALVNQARAEAGCKAVKVDARLTKAAAEHSADMAGRSYLDHTNPDGESFSQRIKQAGHPSPGAENIAQGYKSAAEVMDGWLKSEGHKANIVNCSMKTVGVAVNGDYWTQDFGR, encoded by the coding sequence ATGAAGACCCCGACTCTTCGACGCTCCGTAATCACCTCTACCGCACTGCTGATCGGCATCGGCTCCGCCGCCTGGGCCCCCGCGGCGATGGCCTCCGGCTCGATCGAGGACCAGGTCGTGGCCCTGGTGAACCAGGCCCGCGCCGAAGCGGGCTGCAAGGCCGTCAAGGTGGACGCCCGGCTCACCAAGGCCGCCGCCGAGCACAGCGCCGACATGGCCGGCCGCTCCTACCTCGACCACACCAACCCCGACGGCGAGTCCTTCAGCCAGCGCATCAAGCAGGCCGGGCACCCCTCCCCCGGCGCGGAGAACATCGCGCAGGGCTACAAGAGCGCCGCGGAGGTCATGGACGGCTGGCTGAAGTCCGAGGGGCACAAGGCCAACATCGTCAACTGCTCGATGAAGACCGTCGGAGTGGCGGTCAACGGCGACTACTGGACCCAGGACTTCGGCCGCTGA